The DNA region GGAGTTCTTCCACACGTTCAACGCTCTGCACAACGCAGGTAAGCACGTGGTGATTACGTCCGATGTCTCGCCCCGCCACCTCAGCGGCATCGAGGAACGCATGCGTACCCGCTTCGAGTGGGGCCTCATGACGGATGTGCAGCCGCCCGACCTCGAGACCCGTATCGCGATCCTTCGCAAGAAGGCCCAGGCGGACGACGTGGCGGCGCCTCCCGACGTGCTCGAATACATTGCCTCGAACATCACCAGCAACATTCGTGAGCTTGAGGGTGCGCTTATCCGAGTCACTGCGTTCGCCGCCCTCAACAAGCAGATAGTCGACCTGAGCCTCGCCCAGGTGGTGCTCAAGGACCTCATCTCTGATGACGACTCTCAGATCACTGCCTCGGCGATCATCGGCAAGACCGCCGAGTACTTTGGCATCACGATGGAGGAGCTCACCGGCACCTCACGCAGCCGTGTGTTCGTGACCGCCAGGCAGATCGCCATGTATCTGTGTCGCCAACTGACAGACCTCAGCCTCCCCAAGATTGGTGAGCACTTTGGCGGCAAGGACCACACGACGGTGATGTACGCGGTCAAGAAGGTCGAAGACCAGATCGCTCAGCGCCGGCAGATGTACAACCAGGTCAACGAGATTCACGCCCGGATCAAGCAACAGCACCGTCGCTAGCGCGCGGTCCGGGCTGTTTTTGGCTCTCGAGGAAGGTTCGTAACTTAGGGGTCCCTGTGGCCTCGGTTCGAGATCTCAATACGGGGCTCAGAACTCCGTCGCTCACACATGTGGATAACTCTGTGTATATCTTTCTTGGACCGCCTATCCAAGGGTAATAGGTTGTGAATGAATCACAGGTTCCTGGGTACGCGGGTTGTCTGTCCACCGGAACCTAGGGCGCTCCCTCACAGATTTGCAGTGTCTGTCCACGACCACATAGGTGCATTTTGCAGGAACTTTGGCATTTATCCCCAAAGTGGGCGCCCCCTATGACTACTACCTATCTCTATCTCTTACTTGTCCACATGGACCTTCATAAGTCCCCACCAGCACCAAGCGATTTGGGACTAGACGCGTCGGTCCTTTGGCGTAGTGTGTGACCCGAAAGGGGAGTTCGATGAAGTTTTCTGTAGAGCGCGACATTCTTGCCGACGCCGTCGCTTGGGCGTCGCGAGCGGTGCCTCATCGTCCCCCCGTACCCGTTCTCGCCGGCGTCCTGATTGAGGCGGACACGGCAGGTGTTGTGACCTTGTCGAGCTTCGACTACGAGGTCTCCGCACGCGGCGAGTTCCCGGCTGACGTCGAGACCGCAGGGTCAGTCTTGGTGTCGGGGCGTTTGTTGCGCGAGATCGCCAATGCGCTACCGCACAAGCTGGTTAAGTTCGACCTCGAGGGCACCAAGGTGTCCGTGACGTGTGGCGCTTCACGATTCTCGCTCGCCACAATGCCGGTCGACCAATACCCGGCACTTCCGGTGATGCCAGAGACGTCGGGCACCATTGACGGGGCCGAATTGTTGGCCGCTGCGCAGCAGGTTCAGGCAGCCGCCTCGCGAGACGAGACCCTCCCAATCCTTACGGGCGTGCGAATGGAGATCGAGGGCGAGCGCATCTCGTTGCTCGCCACCGACCGCTACCGACTCGCGTTGCGAGAACTCACGTGGAAGCCGGGATCACCCGACATCTCAGCCATCGCGCTCGTGAGGGCGAAGACGCTTGCCGACACGGCCAAGTCGCTCGGCTCTGGCGAAGTGCAGCTTGCGTTGAGTTCCGGCCAGGGTGTCGACCTCATTGGTTTTTCGGCGGGCGGCTTGGTCACCACCTCGTTGCTGATGGATGGCGAATACCCTCAGGTCCGCCGCCTGTTTCCGGACTCGTCGACCATCACGGCCGTCGTCTCCACCGCGGAGCTGATCGAGGCCACCAAGCGCGTCTCTCTCGTCGCCGAAAGGAACGCAGCCGTTCGCCTCGTCTTTTCGGAAGGCGAGTTGGTGCTTGACGCCGGGCACACCGACGACGCACAGGCATCCGAGGCCATCGAGGCGACGGTGGAGGGCGGCGAAATCACCGTCGCCTTCAATCCTTCCTTCCTGCTTGACGGGCTGAGCGCGCTCGACGCGCCTTACGTCCGGATGGGCTTCACGCAGGACACCAAACCGGTGGACTTCGTTGGTCTCGACAAGCCCGATGGCACGCCCAAGTCGGAGTTCCGCTACCTCTTGGTGCCGATCCGCATCGCCGGCTAACGCCCGATGCGCATCACCCACCTACAACTCACAGACTTCCGCTCGTACGCCACCGCGCAAGTCGAGTTCGGTGAGGGAGTCACCACTCTGGTGGGCCGCAACGGCCACGGCAAGACCAACGTCGTCGAGGCGGTCAGGTACTTGTCAACGCTGTCATCACACCGCGTCGCCACCGATGCACCGCTCCTCAGAGTT from Demequina lutea includes:
- the dnaN gene encoding DNA polymerase III subunit beta; its protein translation is MKFSVERDILADAVAWASRAVPHRPPVPVLAGVLIEADTAGVVTLSSFDYEVSARGEFPADVETAGSVLVSGRLLREIANALPHKLVKFDLEGTKVSVTCGASRFSLATMPVDQYPALPVMPETSGTIDGAELLAAAQQVQAAASRDETLPILTGVRMEIEGERISLLATDRYRLALRELTWKPGSPDISAIALVRAKTLADTAKSLGSGEVQLALSSGQGVDLIGFSAGGLVTTSLLMDGEYPQVRRLFPDSSTITAVVSTAELIEATKRVSLVAERNAAVRLVFSEGELVLDAGHTDDAQASEAIEATVEGGEITVAFNPSFLLDGLSALDAPYVRMGFTQDTKPVDFVGLDKPDGTPKSEFRYLLVPIRIAG